The following proteins come from a genomic window of Schistosoma mansoni, WGS project CABG00000000 data, supercontig 0134, strain Puerto Rico, whole genome shotgun sequence:
- a CDS encoding monocarboxylate transporter, putative translates to MSTVYVDRGMAWCTVVGGFVANVVLGGLGKSYSLVMEAFQEVFECGSAYLFLAGGLIYTLMYCLSLANHLISKRYGSRPVVMVGAFGSFISLLIASCSPNLALWVVAVGFGIGASLSCIYFTVFAVVGCCFKRYLGLANGISVAGVSVGQMVFPSLITTLNTTYGARGGGVIMAAICLHLLITAALMPRHIIDPDAPVVPAEKVETGKSKRRSCKSQSKSKEDRKLMASEDQLDADKQYTAIDSDKKLQSPVDEFFSKLDNQRDVVHSANAITSSIINSSSTLSLSRISVLSLSTRHATYLTRSLLIVYIIGKTFGDVGDVSVSFIAPVFGTELALSSTIINRAIAVAGIGDLITRVGVGWLTDRPACVGRRGLLLAIVWIVEGLNAFLFAELSRLYGNYTTITDVNGDIVDSNDKTVLIAFYFICSAIHGICSGTAMTQMVVVLCDWVGSSQLAQSLAITMVILGFAISPGQFLMGFVADYTGTFVWSLRICGVILLCAGFTLFLEFPVRRLYQSSTNHHDSNNNNNNKGKPIDQCIPVKDIEAQDIMSDGVLNGLTNGKCHSLVHSSIPIDNNLIPLIDTNAQMTD, encoded by the exons GTGGCTTCGTTGCCAACGTTGTGTTAGGTGGTTTAGGCAAATCGTATAGTTTGGTTATGGAAGCGTTTCAAGAAGTATTTGAATGTGGTTCTGCCTACTTGTTTTTAGCTGGTGGTTTAATCTATACACTTATGTATTGTCTGT CTCTCGCTAACCACTTAATTTCAAAACGATATGGTAGTCGACCTGTTGTGATGGTTGGTGCTTTTGGCTCTTTTATTAGTTTATTAATTGCATCATGTTCACCTAATCTTGCTCTTTGGGTTGTTGCTGTTGGTTTTGGAATAG GAGCATCATTGTCATGCATTTATTTCACAGTGTTCGCTGTTGTTGGATGTTGTTTCAAACGATATTTAGGTTTAGCTAATGGAATTAGTGTTGCCGGTGTTAGTGTTGGTCAAATGGTATTTCCTTCATTGATTACTACTTTGAATACTACTTATGGTGCTAGGGGTGGAGGAGTAATCATGGCTGCAATTTGTTTGCATTTGCTAATCACAGCTGCATTAATGCCTCGTCATATCATTGATCCAGATGCACCTGTTGTACCAGCAGAAAAAGTTGAAACAGGTAAATCAAAACGAAGATCTTGCAAGTCACAATCAAAATCTAAAGAGGATAGAAAATTAATGGCTTCAGAAGATCAATTGGATGCTGATAAACAGTATACAGCCATTGATTCAGATAAGAAGTTACAAAGTCCCGTAGATGAATTCTTCTCGAAATTAGACAATCAAAG agATGTAGTACATTCAGCGAATGCTATTACTTCATCAATTATTAATTCTTCGTCTACACTATCATTGTCCCGTATATCTGTTCTATCATTATCAACTCGTCATGCAACATACCTTACTCGTAGTTTActtattgtttatataattgGTAAAACATTTGGTGATGTTGGTGATGTGAGTGTATCATTTATTGCACCAGTATTTGGAACTGAATTAGCCTTAAGTTCTACCATA ATCAACAGAGCTATAGCTGTTGCTGGTATCGGTGATTTAATCACACGTGTAGGAGTTGGTTGGCTAACAGATAGACCAGCATGTGTCGGTCGTCGTGGCTTATTATTAGCTATTGTATGGATCGTAGAAGGTTTAAATGCTTTTTTATTTGCTGAACTTAGCCGATTATATGGAAATTATACT ACTATAACTGATGTTAATGGTGATATTGTTGACAGTAATGATAAAACAGTACTGATAGCATTTTACTTTATATGCTCTGCTATTCATGGTATATGTAGTGGAACTGCAATGACTCAAATGGTTGTAGTTTTATGCGATTGGGTTGGCTCATCACAATTAGCACAATCTTTAGCAATAACTATGGTTATTTTAGGATTTGCTATATCACCGGGACAATTTTTGATGG GTTTTGTCGCTGATTATACAGGTACATTCGTTTGGTCGCTTAGAATATGTGGTGTTATTCTTTTATGCGCTGGTTTCACTCTTTTCTTAGAATTTCCTGTTCGTCGATTATATCAATCTTCAACTAATCAtcatgatagtaataataataacaacaataaaggAAAACCAATTGATCAATGTATTCCAGTAAAAGATATTGAAGCACAAGATATCATGAGTGATGGTGTTTTAAATGGTTTAACTAATGGTAAATGTcattcattggttcattcatcaATTCCTATAGATAATAATTTAATTCCACTTATCGATACAAATGCACAAATGACTGATTAA